In Chelonia mydas isolate rCheMyd1 chromosome 19, rCheMyd1.pri.v2, whole genome shotgun sequence, the following are encoded in one genomic region:
- the LYPLA2 gene encoding acyl-protein thioesterase 2, translating to MGAGGRLGGGGRRRRPLPGLAPRAWSETQGRLGALIPLRPGGVRTPPAGRPLSAGLAPHAGSGQDGAPSRLPCRGCRHFRWADRGAPRPVGWRKFRSERQESVSGSRGERERARERGASCWSPFQCMCGNNMSVPLLADAVTVSGAERETAAVIFLHGLGDTGHSWAEALSSIRLPYVKYICPHAPRIPVTLNMKMVMPSWFDLMGLSPDAPEDEAGIKKASENLKAVIEHEIKNGIPPNRIILGGFSQGGALSLYTALTSQYQLAGIVALSCWLPLHKAFPQAACNGVNKDIAILQCHGEMDPMIPVRFGALTAEKLKSVVTPTKVQFKTYPGMMHSSCPQEMMAVKEFIEKLLPRI from the exons ATGGGTGCTGGGGgtcggctggggggggggggaagaagacgCCGGCCCCTTCCAGGCCTGGCGCCCCGGGCATGGAGTGAAACCCAGGGCAGGCTCGGGGCCCTGATCCCGCTCCGCCCGGGAGGGGTCCGTACCCCCCCTGCTGGGCGGCCTCTGAGCGCCGGTCTCGCCCCCCACGCCGGGTCAGGCCAAGATGGCGCCCCCTCCCGGCTTCCGTGCCGTGGGTGTCGTCACTTCCGGTGGGCTGACCGCGGGGCGCCCCGACCGGTCGGCTGGCGGAAGTTCCGGTCGGAGAGGCAGGAGAGTGTGTCTGGGAgccggggagagagagagcgagcgagagagagag GTGCCAGCTGTTGGAGTCCCTTTCAGTGTATGTGTGGTAACAACATGTCTGTCCCCCTCCTTGCTGATGCAGTGACTGTTTCAGGGGCAGAACGGGAGACTGCAGCG GTCATTTTTTTACATGGGCTCGGAGACACAGG gcacagctgggctgaggcGCTATCCTCCATCCGACTCCCATATGTGAAATATATCTGCCCTCATGC gCCCAGGATTCCTGTAACCCTCAACATGAAGATGGTCATGCCCTCCTG GTTTGATCTGATGGGGCTGAGTCCAGACGCGCCTGAGGACGAAGCTGGAATCAAGAAAGCATCTGAAAACC TTAAAGCAGTTATCGAGCATGAGATCAAGAATGGCATCCCACCCAACCGCATCATCCTCGGGGGCTTCTCGCAG GGTGGAGCTCTATCGCTCTACACGGCGCTCACCTCCCAGTACCAGCTGGCTGGCATCGTGGCGCTCAGCTGCTGGCTCCCACTGCACAAGGCCTTCCCTCAG GCAGCGTGCAACGGCGTGAACAAGGATATTGCCATCCTGCAGTGTCACGGGGAGATGGACCCCATGATCCCTGTCCGCTTCGGAGCCCTCACCGCCGAGAAGCTGAAGTCCGTTGTCACCCCCACCAAGGTTCAATTCAAAACCTACCCCGGAATGATGCACAGCTCCTGCCCTCAG GAGATGATGGCGGTGAAGGAATTCATTGAGAAGCTGCTGCCCCGGATCTAA
- the GALE gene encoding UDP-glucose 4-epimerase isoform X2: protein MAEKILVTGGAGYIGSHCVLELVEAGYIPVVIDNFHNAIRGGNALPESLQRVQEIVGKKILFQELDILDEAALRDLFQKHHFSAVMHFAGLKAVGESVQKPLEYYKVNLTGTIRLLETMKAHGVRDIVFSSSATVYGDPAYLPLDENHPVGGCTNPYGKSKYFIEEMIRDLCKAEKDWNAILLRYFNPIGAHESGRIGEDPQGIPNNLMPYVAQVAVGRREYLSVFGDDYKTADGTGVRDYIHVVDLAKGHIAALKKLKENCGCKIYNLGTGCGYSVLQMIKAMEKASGREIKYKITARREGDIAACYADPALAKQELGWKAAFGLDKMCEDLWRWQVQNPTGFSNN from the exons ATGGCAGAGAAGATCCTTGTGACGGGTGGAGCTGGGTACATCGGCAGCCACTGCGTGCTGGAGCTGGTGGAAGCCGGCTATATCCCTGTGGTGATCGATAACTTCCACAATGCCATCCGAG GGGGAAATGCTCTTCCCGAAAGCCTACAGCGTGTGCAGGAGATTGTGGGCAAGAAGATTCTTTTCCAGGAGCTGGATATCCTTGACGAGGCAGCTCTGCGGGATCTCTTTCAGAAG CACCATTTTTCAGCTGTGATGCACTTTGCGGGGCTGAAGGCCGTTGGGGAGTCTGTTCAGAAACCACTGGAGTATTACAAGGTGAACCTCACAGGGACCATTCGACTGCTGGAG ACAATGAAAGCACACGGGGTGAGGGACATTGTGTTCAGCAGCTCGGCCACGGTGTACGGAGACCCTGCCTACCTCCCGCTGGACGAGAACCACCCGGTTGGGGGCTGCACCAACCCCTATGGCAAATCCAAGTACTTCATTGAGGAGATGATACGAGACCTGTGCAAGGCTGAGAAG GACTGGAATGCCATTCTCCTCCGGTATTTCAATCCCATCGGAGCCCATGAGTCAGGAAGAATCGGAGAAGATCCCCAGGGAATCCCCAACAATCTGATGCCCTATGTTGCTCAG GTGGCAGTGGGGCGCCGGGAGTACCTGAGCGTGTTTGGGGACGATTATAAGACAGCTGACGGAACAG GTGTCAGGGATTATATCCATGTCGTGGATCTAGCCAAAGGCCACATCGCTGCTCTGAAGAAACTGAAAGAAAATTGTGGCTGCAAG ATCTACAACCTGGGCACAGGCTGCGGTTACTCCGTCCTGCAAATGATCAAAGCCATGGAGAAAGCATCAGGAAGAGAG ATAAAGTACAAGATCACTGCGCGGCGGGAGGGGGACATCGCTGCCTGCTACGCTGACCCTGCCCTGGCCAAGCAGGAGCTAGGCTGGAAAGCTGCCTTCGGGCTGGACAAGATGT GTGAAGATTTGTGGCGGTGGCAGGTGCAGAATCCCACAGGCTTCAGCAACAACTAG
- the GALE gene encoding UDP-glucose 4-epimerase isoform X1, whose amino-acid sequence MGKRLRVPQARGGASYLKGAAPQREPGRAQRAAARMAEKILVTGGAGYIGSHCVLELVEAGYIPVVIDNFHNAIRGGNALPESLQRVQEIVGKKILFQELDILDEAALRDLFQKHHFSAVMHFAGLKAVGESVQKPLEYYKVNLTGTIRLLETMKAHGVRDIVFSSSATVYGDPAYLPLDENHPVGGCTNPYGKSKYFIEEMIRDLCKAEKDWNAILLRYFNPIGAHESGRIGEDPQGIPNNLMPYVAQVAVGRREYLSVFGDDYKTADGTGVRDYIHVVDLAKGHIAALKKLKENCGCKIYNLGTGCGYSVLQMIKAMEKASGREIKYKITARREGDIAACYADPALAKQELGWKAAFGLDKMCEDLWRWQVQNPTGFSNN is encoded by the exons ATGGGGAAGCGGCTGCGTGTCCCTCAGGCCCGGGGCGGGGCGTCTTATCTTAAAGGGGCCGCGCCCCAGCGAGAGCCGGGAAGAGCCCAGAGGGCTGCG GCGAGGATGGCAGAGAAGATCCTTGTGACGGGTGGAGCTGGGTACATCGGCAGCCACTGCGTGCTGGAGCTGGTGGAAGCCGGCTATATCCCTGTGGTGATCGATAACTTCCACAATGCCATCCGAG GGGGAAATGCTCTTCCCGAAAGCCTACAGCGTGTGCAGGAGATTGTGGGCAAGAAGATTCTTTTCCAGGAGCTGGATATCCTTGACGAGGCAGCTCTGCGGGATCTCTTTCAGAAG CACCATTTTTCAGCTGTGATGCACTTTGCGGGGCTGAAGGCCGTTGGGGAGTCTGTTCAGAAACCACTGGAGTATTACAAGGTGAACCTCACAGGGACCATTCGACTGCTGGAG ACAATGAAAGCACACGGGGTGAGGGACATTGTGTTCAGCAGCTCGGCCACGGTGTACGGAGACCCTGCCTACCTCCCGCTGGACGAGAACCACCCGGTTGGGGGCTGCACCAACCCCTATGGCAAATCCAAGTACTTCATTGAGGAGATGATACGAGACCTGTGCAAGGCTGAGAAG GACTGGAATGCCATTCTCCTCCGGTATTTCAATCCCATCGGAGCCCATGAGTCAGGAAGAATCGGAGAAGATCCCCAGGGAATCCCCAACAATCTGATGCCCTATGTTGCTCAG GTGGCAGTGGGGCGCCGGGAGTACCTGAGCGTGTTTGGGGACGATTATAAGACAGCTGACGGAACAG GTGTCAGGGATTATATCCATGTCGTGGATCTAGCCAAAGGCCACATCGCTGCTCTGAAGAAACTGAAAGAAAATTGTGGCTGCAAG ATCTACAACCTGGGCACAGGCTGCGGTTACTCCGTCCTGCAAATGATCAAAGCCATGGAGAAAGCATCAGGAAGAGAG ATAAAGTACAAGATCACTGCGCGGCGGGAGGGGGACATCGCTGCCTGCTACGCTGACCCTGCCCTGGCCAAGCAGGAGCTAGGCTGGAAAGCTGCCTTCGGGCTGGACAAGATGT GTGAAGATTTGTGGCGGTGGCAGGTGCAGAATCCCACAGGCTTCAGCAACAACTAG
- the HMGCL gene encoding hydroxymethylglutaryl-CoA lyase, mitochondrial isoform X2: MLSETGLPVIEATSFVSPKWVPQMADHTEVLQGIQKFPGVSYPVLTPNLKGFQAAVAAGAKEVSIFGAASELFTKKNINCSIEESLQRFSEVMHAAGAASVPVRGYVSCVLGCPYEGKIAPAKVAEVSKKMYSMGCYEISLGDTIGVGTPGSMKEMLSAVMKEVPVGALAVHCHDTYGQALANTLVALQMGVSVVDSSVAGLGGCPYAQGASGNVATEDLVYMLHGLGIHTGVDLQKLMEAGVFICKALNRRTSSKVVQASCKL, from the exons ATGCTGTCTGAAACAGGACTTCCGGTCATAGAGGCTACCAGTTTTGTGTCTCCCAAATGGGTTCCTCAG ATGGCTGACCACACAGAAGTCTTGCAGGGAATTCAGAAATTTCCTGGTGTCAGCTACCCAGTACTGACCCCTAATCTTAAAGGATTTCAAGCAGCG GTGGCAGCAGGGGCCAAAGAGGTGTCTATCTTTGGAGCAGCTTCTGAACTCTTCACTAAGAAGAACATTAACTGTTCCATAGAGGAGAGTTTGCAGAGGTTCAGTGAAGTGATGCatgcagcaggagcagccagtGTTCCAGTCAGAGG GTATGTTTCTTGTGTTCTTGGTTGTCCCTATGAAGGAAAGATTGCCCCTGCTAAAGTTGCAGAG GTATCCAAGAAGATGTACTCAATGGGGTGCTACGAGATTTCTCTGGGTGACACCATCGGTGTTGGGACCCCTGGGAGCATGAAGGAAATGCTCTCTGCAGTCATGAAAGAGGTACCCGTCGGGGCCCTTGCTGTTCACTGCCATGATACCTATGGGCAGGCTCTCGCCAACACCTTAGTAGCACTTCAG ATGGGTGTGAGTGTGGTCGATTCCTCAGTTGCTGGTCTCGGAGGCTGCCCGTACGCACAAGGAGCCTCAGGAAATGTAGCTACAGAAGACTTGGTGTACATGCTACATGGCCTGGGGATTCATACC GGAGTGGATCTACAGAAGCTGATGGAGGCAGGTGTGTTTATCTGCAAAGCACTGAACAGAAGGACCAGTTCCAAAGTGGTTCAGGCTTCCTGCAAACTGTGA
- the HMGCL gene encoding hydroxymethylglutaryl-CoA lyase, mitochondrial isoform X1 yields the protein MTRGRLSRERPKMVAAKRALPWLAASLRPISSTAAGSLPKQVKIVEVGPRDGLQNEKNIVPTQVKISLINMLSETGLPVIEATSFVSPKWVPQMADHTEVLQGIQKFPGVSYPVLTPNLKGFQAAVAAGAKEVSIFGAASELFTKKNINCSIEESLQRFSEVMHAAGAASVPVRGYVSCVLGCPYEGKIAPAKVAEVSKKMYSMGCYEISLGDTIGVGTPGSMKEMLSAVMKEVPVGALAVHCHDTYGQALANTLVALQMGVSVVDSSVAGLGGCPYAQGASGNVATEDLVYMLHGLGIHTGVDLQKLMEAGVFICKALNRRTSSKVVQASCKL from the exons ATGACAAGGGGGCGTCTGTCACGTGAGCGTCCCAAGATGGTGGCGGCCAAGCGGGCGCTTCCGTGGTTAGCGGCGTCGCTCCGCCCG ATCAGCTCTACGGCAGCTGGCTCCCTTCCCAAACAAGTGAAAATAGTTGAAGTTGGCCCAAGAGATGGACTGCAGAATGAAAAA AATATTGTCCCTACACAGGTGAAAATCAGCTTAATTAATATGCTGTCTGAAACAGGACTTCCGGTCATAGAGGCTACCAGTTTTGTGTCTCCCAAATGGGTTCCTCAG ATGGCTGACCACACAGAAGTCTTGCAGGGAATTCAGAAATTTCCTGGTGTCAGCTACCCAGTACTGACCCCTAATCTTAAAGGATTTCAAGCAGCG GTGGCAGCAGGGGCCAAAGAGGTGTCTATCTTTGGAGCAGCTTCTGAACTCTTCACTAAGAAGAACATTAACTGTTCCATAGAGGAGAGTTTGCAGAGGTTCAGTGAAGTGATGCatgcagcaggagcagccagtGTTCCAGTCAGAGG GTATGTTTCTTGTGTTCTTGGTTGTCCCTATGAAGGAAAGATTGCCCCTGCTAAAGTTGCAGAG GTATCCAAGAAGATGTACTCAATGGGGTGCTACGAGATTTCTCTGGGTGACACCATCGGTGTTGGGACCCCTGGGAGCATGAAGGAAATGCTCTCTGCAGTCATGAAAGAGGTACCCGTCGGGGCCCTTGCTGTTCACTGCCATGATACCTATGGGCAGGCTCTCGCCAACACCTTAGTAGCACTTCAG ATGGGTGTGAGTGTGGTCGATTCCTCAGTTGCTGGTCTCGGAGGCTGCCCGTACGCACAAGGAGCCTCAGGAAATGTAGCTACAGAAGACTTGGTGTACATGCTACATGGCCTGGGGATTCATACC GGAGTGGATCTACAGAAGCTGATGGAGGCAGGTGTGTTTATCTGCAAAGCACTGAACAGAAGGACCAGTTCCAAAGTGGTTCAGGCTTCCTGCAAACTGTGA